One part of the Bombus terrestris chromosome 13, iyBomTerr1.2, whole genome shotgun sequence genome encodes these proteins:
- the LOC105666377 gene encoding uncharacterized protein LOC105666377: protein MNDSFLEDLELLSTDVKTVNPYPVDRHVTTRNATSSPLQHTLQGKGENVHITKQCTTREPNTKDLKKLPDQDTRKQQMKVRISERKEKLVDSKLKPIENKVKSDGKEQVVKDDTKVKIKETKAKISESKVIMKDKMRRSGNYKENTQAPDVSVKENNRPSDSSKEGTSQIEVAKDKTKAYDLRKVESKEIDPVALLNAIKDIVSISTKQESTKILRAMQELHFNSQANLIKHLLCQTDDIINEMHPSKDSNRVKSLIEQNERLQEDIVILQRRNEELQKKLKEFEFLKQENIALKLKCKELCKQ from the coding sequence ATGAATGATTCTTTCCTAGAAGACTTAGAATTATTGTCTACTGACGTTAAAACTGTAAATCCTTATCCAGTGGATCGGCATGTAACAACAAGGAATGCGACATCTTCTCCTCTGCAACATACACTACAAGGCAAAGGAGAAAATGTACATATTACAAAGCAATGTACTACTAGGGAACCAAAtacaaaagatttaaaaaagttGCCTGATCAAGACACAAGAAAACAACAAATGAAAGTAAGAATATCTGAAAGGAAAGAGAAGCTTGTTGACAGTAAGTTGAAACCGATTGAAAATAAGGTAAAAAGCGATGGAAAGGAACAAGTAGTTAAAGATGATACTAAAGTAAAGATTAAGGAGACAAAAGCAAAAATTTCTGAAAGCAAAGTGATTATGAAGGATAAAATGCGACGTTCAGGAAATTATAAGGAAAATACTCAGGCCCCAGATGTATCTGTTAAGGAAAACAACAGACCATCTGATTCATCAAAAGAGGGAACTTCTCAGATAGAAGTTGCAAAAGACAAAACAAAAGCCTATGATCTTAGAAAAGTAgaatctaaagaaattgatcCTGTTGCATTGCTTAATGCCATCAAGGACATCGTGAGTATATCCACAAAACAGGAAAGCACAAAAATTTTGAGAGCTATGCAAGAACTGCACTTTAATTCTCAAGCAAATCTTATTAAACACCTACTGTGTCAAACAGATGACATAATCAATGAAATGCATCCTAGTAAAGATTCCAACAGAGTAAAAAGCCTAATTGAACAGAATGAAAGATTACAAGAGGATATTGTTATTTTacaaagaagaaacgaggagCTGCAGAAGAAATTAAAGGAATTTGAATTTCTGAAACAGGAAAATATTGCACTCAAATTGAAATGCAAGGAATTATGTAAACAATAG